The Pseudomonas sp. TH06 genome has a window encoding:
- a CDS encoding TonB-dependent receptor, whose product MKTTTANNKKSPWLPLALALAVNAAMPLAFAADAIHIRAQPLGQALSELGQQTSLQVFFSPDLVAGKQAPAVDGDISPEQALRQLLQGSGLDYQINEGSVTLSPAVTSAASNGPLELGVTDIKVVGDWLGDANAAVVQNHPGARTVIRREAMVEQGAMNVSDVLKRVPGVQVQDSNGTGGSDISLNVGVRGLTSRLSPRSTVLIDGVPAAFAPYGQPQLSMAPISSGNLDSIDVVRGAGSVRYGPQNVGGVINFVTRAIPEKATGEIGTTLETTQYGGWKHIDTAFLGGTADNGMGVALLYSGVNGNGYRERNNGNDIDDVLLKTHWAPTDQDDFSLNFHYYDASADMPGGLTQKQYDDKPYDSVRDYDQFTGRRKDVSFKWIRQIDERTQAEILTYYTDSFRGSTIAARDQKTLSSYPRSYYTLGIEPRVSRVFDVGPTTQEVSVGYRYLKEAMHESSSRVALVNNQPVLTPTSDGHTFQDRTGGTEANSVYIDNKIDVGNWTITPGIRFEHISTDWHDRAVLDTAGKPVQEKNRSIESNEPLPALSVMYHLSDAWKLFANYETSFGSLQYFQLGQGGSGDQTANGLEPEKAKTYEIGTRYNDDVWGGEVTLFYIDFDDELQYISNDVGWTNLGATKHQGIEASVHYDMAALDPRLDGLTANAGFTYTRATYEGEIPGFKGRDLPFYSRQVATVGLRYDVNRWTYNIDGFAQSKQRSPGTGVNADGSFNGNYITDGTADGQYGDIPGYVTWNVRGGYDFGPQVSNLKLGAGVKNVFDKQYFTRSSDNNSGMYVGAPRTFFVQASVGF is encoded by the coding sequence GTGAAAACCACCACTGCCAACAACAAAAAATCCCCTTGGTTGCCGCTGGCCCTCGCGCTGGCGGTCAACGCCGCGATGCCCCTGGCATTCGCTGCCGACGCCATCCATATCCGCGCGCAGCCGCTGGGCCAGGCCCTGAGTGAACTGGGTCAGCAAACTTCGCTGCAGGTGTTTTTCAGCCCGGACCTGGTCGCCGGCAAACAGGCCCCGGCGGTGGATGGCGACATCTCTCCGGAGCAGGCGCTGCGCCAATTGCTGCAAGGCAGCGGTCTGGATTATCAGATCAACGAAGGTTCGGTGACCCTGTCGCCTGCCGTGACCTCCGCCGCCAGCAATGGCCCGCTGGAACTGGGCGTGACCGACATCAAAGTGGTCGGCGACTGGCTCGGTGATGCCAATGCCGCCGTGGTGCAGAACCACCCTGGCGCACGCACGGTGATCCGCCGCGAAGCGATGGTCGAGCAGGGCGCAATGAACGTCAGTGACGTGCTCAAGCGTGTGCCGGGCGTGCAGGTGCAGGACTCAAACGGCACCGGTGGCAGCGACATTTCCCTCAACGTCGGCGTGCGCGGTCTGACTTCGCGTCTGTCGCCACGCTCCACTGTGCTGATCGATGGCGTGCCGGCAGCGTTCGCGCCTTATGGCCAGCCGCAACTGTCGATGGCGCCGATCTCTTCCGGCAACCTCGACAGCATCGACGTCGTACGCGGCGCTGGTTCCGTGCGTTATGGGCCGCAAAACGTCGGCGGTGTGATCAACTTCGTCACCCGCGCCATTCCGGAAAAAGCCACCGGTGAAATCGGCACCACGCTGGAAACCACTCAGTACGGCGGCTGGAAGCACATCGACACGGCGTTCCTCGGCGGCACCGCCGACAACGGCATGGGCGTGGCGTTGCTGTACTCGGGCGTCAACGGCAACGGTTACCGCGAGCGCAACAACGGCAACGACATCGACGACGTGTTGCTCAAGACGCACTGGGCGCCGACCGATCAGGATGATTTCAGCCTCAATTTCCATTACTACGACGCCAGTGCCGACATGCCCGGCGGTCTGACGCAAAAGCAGTACGACGACAAACCGTACGACTCGGTGCGCGACTACGACCAATTCACGGGTCGGCGCAAAGACGTGTCGTTCAAGTGGATCCGCCAGATCGACGAACGCACCCAAGCAGAAATCCTCACCTACTACACCGACAGTTTCCGTGGCAGCACCATCGCCGCCCGCGACCAGAAAACCCTCAGCTCGTACCCGCGTTCCTATTACACGTTGGGCATCGAGCCGCGTGTGTCGCGGGTATTCGATGTCGGCCCGACCACGCAGGAAGTCAGCGTCGGTTATCGCTATTTGAAAGAGGCGATGCACGAGTCGTCGAGCCGTGTGGCGCTGGTCAACAACCAACCGGTGCTCACGCCGACGTCCGATGGCCATACATTCCAGGACCGCACCGGCGGCACTGAGGCCAACTCGGTCTACATCGACAACAAGATCGACGTCGGCAACTGGACCATCACCCCGGGCATTCGCTTCGAACACATCAGCACTGACTGGCACGATCGCGCTGTGCTCGACACGGCGGGCAAGCCGGTGCAGGAAAAAAACCGCAGCATCGAAAGCAACGAACCGCTGCCGGCGCTGAGCGTGATGTATCACCTGTCGGATGCGTGGAAGCTGTTCGCCAACTACGAAACGTCGTTTGGCAGCCTGCAGTATTTTCAGCTCGGTCAGGGCGGCTCGGGTGACCAGACGGCCAACGGTCTTGAGCCGGAAAAGGCCAAGACTTACGAAATCGGTACGCGCTACAACGATGACGTGTGGGGCGGGGAAGTGACGCTGTTCTACATCGACTTCGACGACGAACTGCAATACATCAGCAACGATGTGGGTTGGACCAACCTTGGCGCGACCAAGCACCAGGGCATTGAGGCGTCGGTGCATTACGACATGGCGGCGCTGGATCCGCGTCTTGATGGCTTGACCGCGAATGCCGGTTTTACTTACACCCGCGCGACGTATGAAGGTGAGATTCCGGGCTTCAAGGGGCGTGATCTGCCGTTCTATTCGCGTCAGGTGGCGACGGTTGGTTTGCGGTATGACGTCAACCGCTGGACTTACAACATTGACGGTTTTGCCCAGTCGAAGCAGCGTTCGCCGGGTACCGGGGTGAATGCTGATGGCAGTTTCAATGGCAATTACATTACCGATGGTACGGCGGATGGGCAGTATGGCGATATTCCGGGGTATGTGACCTGGAACGTGCGTGGGGGGTATGACTTTGGGCCGCAGGTGTCGAATTTGAAGTTGGGGGCGGGGGTGAAGAACGTTTTTGACAAGCAGTACTTCACGCGTTCGAGTGATAACAATTCTGGGATGTATGTGGGGGCGCCTCGGACGTTCTTTGTGCAGGCCAGCGTGGGCTTCTGA
- a CDS encoding trypsin-like peptidase domain-containing protein, with the protein MKSICRNGILALPLLLGLSHGAQASTPTDPDLGEAVANFAPEQVLSDDHGQHRHWLAIGRVIVRKSHCSGSLIDTRDADGIQDGPAYVLTAGHCVYSDADRFIQNAPVSGRVIFNYFKDTQARQQTYSIVRIPWGTRRGGDIAIVELDRSLKQLMDDGITPLKLTRQPAAAGSNVLIVGAPQSSFLTRVACRQEASVDIFEEGFVWFDQLSNRCEGVRNGISGSPVLTRYGNEILGVIGTTTRIGGPSMCGADEPCEIRDGTPQKSPDTNYATPVTSLDRCFNAGRFTSDNVDCPLGPASDFEPRNDENYVRMLRNTEGGFDPLLWKQTFTSDQPFYRLKYTRTLADCANGEGYGPARQSKGKEQDTSTHALRAGPGFYFLCVMGQPHETVTVDRWSARNARVYWRWALAGPSNLAPVYTLFESKKNTFTVTPVEVAPDLTDAGYQYKIIPPQTSDCLNAEDYQRLGENQSAFIVTVADGPKRVCLKGHDIVGNPSPVVDFQLLESTDKNE; encoded by the coding sequence ATGAAATCGATCTGCAGAAACGGAATTCTGGCGCTTCCACTGCTGCTCGGTCTGAGCCATGGTGCGCAGGCGTCGACGCCAACCGATCCGGATCTAGGTGAAGCCGTGGCCAATTTCGCGCCGGAGCAGGTCTTGAGCGACGACCATGGGCAACACCGGCACTGGTTGGCGATCGGTCGGGTAATAGTCAGAAAATCTCATTGTTCCGGCAGCCTGATCGACACGCGCGATGCCGATGGCATTCAGGACGGTCCGGCCTACGTACTGACAGCGGGACACTGCGTGTATAGCGACGCAGATCGTTTTATCCAAAATGCCCCCGTCTCTGGCCGGGTCATTTTCAACTATTTCAAGGACACGCAGGCCCGTCAGCAGACCTACTCGATAGTGCGAATCCCTTGGGGTACGCGGCGCGGTGGTGACATTGCCATCGTTGAACTTGACCGTTCTCTGAAACAACTGATGGATGACGGGATCACCCCGCTGAAACTGACGCGCCAACCTGCGGCGGCGGGTTCGAATGTGCTGATCGTCGGAGCACCGCAATCCTCCTTTCTGACACGGGTCGCCTGCCGGCAGGAAGCGTCGGTCGATATATTTGAGGAAGGTTTCGTCTGGTTCGACCAACTTAGCAATCGCTGCGAGGGTGTACGCAACGGTATTTCCGGTTCACCGGTCCTGACTCGATATGGCAACGAGATCCTCGGGGTAATCGGTACGACTACGCGCATCGGCGGACCATCGATGTGCGGTGCGGATGAGCCCTGCGAAATCCGTGATGGTACGCCGCAAAAATCGCCAGACACCAACTATGCAACGCCCGTCACCTCTCTGGATCGCTGCTTCAACGCGGGTCGATTCACTTCCGACAATGTCGACTGCCCGCTCGGCCCGGCCAGTGACTTCGAACCGCGCAACGATGAAAACTACGTGCGGATGCTACGAAATACAGAGGGTGGTTTTGATCCGCTGCTGTGGAAACAGACCTTTACCTCGGATCAACCCTTTTACCGGCTCAAATACACTCGAACACTGGCCGACTGCGCGAACGGCGAGGGCTATGGCCCGGCTCGACAAAGCAAAGGTAAAGAACAAGACACCTCAACTCACGCTTTACGCGCAGGCCCCGGGTTCTATTTCTTATGCGTCATGGGGCAACCGCACGAGACAGTCACCGTGGATCGATGGTCGGCTCGAAATGCCCGAGTCTACTGGCGCTGGGCACTGGCAGGGCCGTCAAACCTTGCCCCGGTCTATACGTTGTTTGAAAGTAAAAAAAACACCTTTACCGTTACCCCGGTCGAAGTGGCGCCGGATCTGACTGACGCGGGTTACCAATACAAAATTATTCCCCCGCAAACGTCCGATTGCCTGAACGCCGAGGACTATCAACGCCTTGGGGAGAACCAGAGTGCGTTTATCGTCACGGTTGCCGATGGTCCAAAAAGAGTTTGTCTCAAAGGTCATGACATCGTAGGCAATCCCTCCCCGGTGGTGGATTTCCAGTTACTTGAATCAACCGATAAAAATGAATAA
- a CDS encoding MFS transporter, with translation MTSLTPQDTFVPGRLQQMSTRIAFFIAGLGIAAWAPLVPYAKARAGLDEGTLGLLLLCLGVGSILAMPLAGILATRFGCRRVATGGTLLICAALPLLATVSSIPALIATLFMFGAGLGTVDSTVNLQAVIVERASGKNMMSGFHGLFSLGGIVGAAGVSALLGLGLSPLGAMLVVVAVLIAALFKCVPHMLPYGSESSGPAFAVPHGIVLFIGGMCFIVFLTEGAALDWSAVFLAQERGIDTAYAGLGYAAFALTMTAGRLMGDRIVRSVGATRIILFGGLLAATGLFLATFAPSWEAALVGYALVGAGCSNIVPVLYTAVGKQTVMPESIAVPAITTLGYAGILAGPAVIGFVAHASSLSFAFGLMAVLLVAVAIGGKVLKV, from the coding sequence ATGACCAGCCTCACCCCCCAAGACACCTTCGTCCCCGGACGCCTGCAACAGATGTCCACGCGCATTGCCTTCTTCATCGCCGGGCTCGGCATTGCCGCGTGGGCGCCACTGGTGCCGTATGCCAAGGCTCGGGCCGGACTCGACGAGGGAACGCTGGGCCTGTTGCTGCTGTGCCTCGGGGTCGGCTCGATTCTGGCGATGCCATTGGCGGGGATTCTCGCGACACGGTTCGGCTGTCGTCGGGTCGCCACCGGCGGCACCTTGCTGATCTGCGCAGCGTTGCCGTTGCTGGCCACGGTGTCGTCGATCCCGGCGCTGATCGCCACGCTGTTCATGTTCGGCGCCGGACTGGGCACCGTGGATTCGACGGTGAACCTACAAGCGGTGATCGTCGAGCGTGCCAGTGGCAAGAACATGATGTCGGGCTTTCACGGTTTGTTCAGCCTCGGCGGGATTGTCGGCGCGGCGGGTGTGAGCGCCCTGCTCGGCCTCGGCCTGTCACCGCTGGGTGCGATGCTGGTGGTGGTGGCCGTGCTGATTGCTGCGCTGTTCAAGTGCGTGCCGCACATGTTGCCCTACGGCAGTGAAAGCTCCGGCCCGGCGTTCGCAGTGCCCCACGGCATCGTGCTGTTTATCGGCGGCATGTGCTTCATCGTGTTCCTCACCGAAGGCGCGGCGCTGGACTGGAGTGCGGTGTTCCTGGCGCAGGAGCGCGGGATCGACACGGCGTATGCCGGTTTGGGTTACGCAGCGTTTGCTCTGACCATGACGGCCGGACGCTTGATGGGTGACCGGATTGTGCGCAGTGTCGGTGCGACGCGGATCATTCTGTTTGGCGGTCTGTTGGCCGCGACCGGGCTATTTCTGGCGACGTTTGCACCGAGCTGGGAAGCGGCGTTGGTCGGTTATGCGCTGGTCGGTGCCGGGTGTTCGAACATCGTGCCGGTGCTGTATACGGCGGTGGGCAAGCAGACGGTGATGCCGGAAAGCATCGCTGTGCCAGCGATCACGACCTTGGGTTATGCAGGGATTCTGGCGGGGCCGGCGGTGATTGGTTTTGTCGCCCATGCGAGCAGTTTGAGTTTTGCTTTCGGGCTGATGGCGGTGCTGCTGGTGGCGGTGGCGATTGGCGGGAAAGTGCTCAAGGTCTGA
- a CDS encoding diaminopimelate epimerase yields the protein MTQFYDARGNIYGVILPSALREAGIDLPANAGKCASSRQAWSEAAVRFCCDWPEGQRPANGKSHRSDGLLIGPFQISPPFDVLIVNTDGTLAERSGNGLTIFSQALTEQGLLPEEGALLRVHHDKGDPVETSVKPAEVDGVKGFWLDLGQPGFGPFSVGAQNVESVDLNGREVSHVQPLAQLDPAWRHSQFVRIGNPHCVTLLGDKTALPTNERMRESPLNEDLTRIAYAMPTGTGQLCPAGINLQWAARESEQRIVARVFERGEGPTASSGTSASAVASAAWRVGWVAAGAVHVVMPGGTAPILLEEANGQLLRVSLFGTAHQIA from the coding sequence ATGACGCAGTTCTACGATGCACGGGGCAATATCTACGGGGTGATTTTACCCAGCGCATTGCGCGAGGCGGGCATTGATCTGCCAGCCAACGCCGGCAAATGCGCGTCATCGCGGCAGGCGTGGAGTGAGGCAGCGGTAAGGTTTTGCTGTGACTGGCCAGAAGGTCAGCGGCCAGCGAACGGTAAATCACACCGCAGTGACGGCCTGCTGATCGGCCCGTTCCAGATTTCGCCACCGTTCGATGTGTTGATCGTCAACACCGACGGCACGCTTGCCGAGCGCAGTGGCAACGGCCTGACGATTTTTTCTCAGGCACTGACCGAGCAAGGTTTACTGCCGGAGGAGGGCGCGCTGTTGCGGGTGCATCATGACAAGGGTGACCCGGTGGAAACCTCGGTGAAACCGGCTGAAGTCGATGGGGTAAAAGGTTTTTGGCTGGATCTCGGCCAGCCCGGTTTCGGGCCGTTTTCCGTGGGCGCGCAGAACGTCGAAAGTGTCGACTTGAACGGTCGCGAGGTGAGTCATGTGCAACCCTTGGCGCAACTCGATCCTGCTTGGCGCCACAGTCAGTTCGTGCGCATCGGCAATCCGCATTGCGTGACACTGCTCGGCGACAAGACCGCGTTGCCCACTAACGAGAGAATGCGTGAATCACCACTGAACGAAGACCTGACCCGAATCGCCTACGCCATGCCGACCGGCACCGGACAACTTTGTCCGGCGGGCATCAATCTGCAGTGGGCCGCGCGCGAATCAGAGCAACGGATTGTCGCGCGCGTGTTTGAGCGCGGCGAAGGCCCGACTGCGTCCTCGGGCACCAGCGCCAGCGCGGTGGCCTCGGCAGCGTGGCGGGTCGGTTGGGTCGCGGCAGGCGCCGTACACGTCGTCATGCCCGGCGGCACGGCGCCGATTCTGCTGGAAGAGGCCAATGGGCAATTGCTGCGCGTCAGCCTGTTCGGCACAGCCCACCAGATTGCCTGA
- a CDS encoding carboxymuconolactone decarboxylase family protein: MKHNPLSTPMATLYAEGRHTFIELVPDGGARLDALFHTVPALGELAVGVVYGHLHARPGLDPRLREAVSFAAIVASGMVGPPLSVHLKTGLASGLAPGEMTEVLLQASAFAGFPRAVSAAEQLNRLFDEAGLTSPPAPTPRELALAFCEQVRDGHAPIPVSAAVKRQLKHARSLSLLASSAHSVIVECFEEQPDPQALLRLKVEGDRVTSVTLFKAH; encoded by the coding sequence ATGAAACACAACCCTCTCTCCACTCCGATGGCCACGCTGTACGCCGAAGGCCGCCATACCTTTATCGAACTGGTGCCCGACGGCGGTGCCCGTCTTGATGCCTTGTTTCATACCGTGCCCGCACTGGGCGAACTGGCCGTCGGCGTTGTGTACGGGCATCTGCATGCTCGTCCCGGCCTCGACCCGCGCCTGCGTGAGGCAGTGTCCTTCGCTGCGATCGTGGCTTCAGGCATGGTTGGCCCACCGTTGAGCGTACACCTCAAGACCGGGCTGGCCTCGGGATTGGCGCCCGGTGAAATGACCGAAGTGCTGTTGCAGGCTTCGGCATTCGCGGGGTTCCCCCGGGCAGTGAGTGCGGCCGAGCAACTCAATCGACTGTTCGACGAGGCCGGCCTGACCTCACCGCCTGCACCGACGCCGCGTGAACTCGCCCTGGCGTTCTGTGAGCAAGTACGCGACGGCCACGCGCCGATACCGGTCAGCGCAGCGGTGAAACGCCAGTTGAAGCATGCGCGGAGCCTGTCGCTGCTGGCGTCTTCGGCGCATTCGGTCATCGTTGAGTGTTTTGAAGAGCAGCCCGATCCACAGGCGTTGCTGCGACTGAAAGTCGAAGGAGACCGAGTAACGAGCGTGACATTGTTCAAGGCTCACTGA
- the codA gene encoding cytosine deaminase: protein MHIINARLRNQDGLHELHLEDGLIRSIARQTEAPTLGRDDLDAGGNLVVPPFVEPHIHLDATLTAGEPRWNMSGTLFEGIECWGERKVTITEEDTKTRAQKTIQTLAAHGIQHVRTHVDVTDPQLTALKAMLEVREESRHLIDLQIVAFPQEGIESFRNGRELMEEAIRMGADVVGGIPHFEYTRDQGVSSVKFLMDLAERTGCLVDVHCDETDDPHSRFLEVLAEEARSRDMGALVTASHTTAMGSYDNAYCAKLFRLLGHSGISFVSCPTESIHLQGRFDNFPKRRGVTRVNELLEAGMNVCFGQDSIVDPWYPLGNGNILRVLEAGLHICHMLGYRNLQSALDLVTDNSAKAMHLGERYGLEQGRPANLLILSADSDYEVIRSQGLPLYSIRGGEVLMKRQMPVVEFV, encoded by the coding sequence ATGCACATCATCAACGCCCGACTACGCAACCAGGACGGTTTGCACGAATTGCACCTTGAAGACGGGCTGATCCGCAGCATCGCCCGCCAGACCGAGGCCCCGACCCTGGGCCGCGACGACCTCGACGCCGGCGGCAATCTGGTCGTGCCGCCCTTCGTCGAACCGCACATCCACCTCGACGCCACCCTCACTGCCGGCGAGCCGCGCTGGAACATGAGCGGCACGCTGTTCGAAGGCATCGAATGCTGGGGCGAGCGCAAAGTCACCATCACCGAAGAAGACACCAAAACCCGCGCCCAAAAGACCATTCAGACGCTGGCCGCCCACGGCATCCAGCATGTACGCACCCACGTCGATGTCACCGACCCACAACTCACCGCGCTGAAAGCCATGCTCGAAGTGCGTGAGGAAAGCCGTCACCTGATCGACCTGCAAATCGTCGCATTCCCGCAGGAAGGCATTGAGTCGTTCCGCAATGGCCGTGAGCTGATGGAAGAAGCGATCCGCATGGGCGCCGATGTGGTTGGCGGGATTCCGCATTTCGAATACACCCGCGATCAAGGCGTCAGTTCGGTGAAGTTCCTGATGGACCTGGCCGAGCGCACCGGCTGCCTCGTCGACGTGCATTGCGACGAAACCGACGACCCACATTCGCGCTTTCTCGAAGTGCTCGCCGAAGAGGCGCGCAGCCGCGACATGGGGGCATTGGTCACCGCCAGTCACACCACGGCGATGGGCTCCTACGACAACGCCTACTGCGCCAAACTGTTCCGCCTGCTCGGCCATTCCGGGATCAGTTTTGTCTCCTGCCCGACCGAGAGCATTCACCTGCAGGGACGCTTCGACAACTTCCCGAAACGCCGTGGCGTGACCCGGGTGAATGAGCTGCTCGAAGCCGGTATGAACGTGTGTTTCGGCCAGGACTCAATCGTCGATCCGTGGTATCCGCTGGGCAACGGCAACATCCTGCGCGTCCTCGAAGCCGGGCTGCACATCTGCCACATGCTCGGCTACCGCAATCTGCAAAGTGCACTGGATCTGGTGACCGACAACAGCGCCAAAGCCATGCATCTGGGTGAGCGTTACGGGCTGGAACAGGGACGCCCGGCGAACCTGCTGATTCTGTCGGCGGACAGCGATTACGAGGTGATCCGCAGCCAGGGCCTGCCGCTGTATTCGATTCGTGGTGGTGAGGTGTTGATGAAGCGGCAGATGCCGGTGGTGGAGTTCGTCTAA
- the codB gene encoding cytosine permease, which produces MTQNDPGNDYPLSEVPMHARKGLASTAMVLLGFTFFTATMFAGGKLGVAFSFSEMMAVIIVGNLLLGLYAAGLGYIAFKSGLNSVLMGRFCFGEVGSKLSDLILGFTQIGWYAWGTATAAVVIGKYFELDEGTVLGLMVLFGLMFCATAYVGYRGLEILSYIAVPAMMLLLMLSMWVATVKVGGFEGLLSVVPTTSMDWSTAITLVFGTFVSGATQATNWTRFSRSARVAVLASLIGFFIGNGLMVLIGAYGAIVYQQPDVVEVLLLQGFAMAAMAMLLLNIWSTQDNTIYNFAVAGCNLLRTSRRKTVTLAGAVIGTLLALLGMYDMLVPYLILLGTVIPPIGGVIMADFFYRWRGHYPRLADTRLPAFNWPGLGAYAVGTVAAFSSPWVAPLVGIAAAALTYVIVTGLLGARSASAPIQDL; this is translated from the coding sequence ATGACGCAGAACGATCCCGGCAACGATTACCCCCTCAGCGAAGTCCCGATGCACGCGCGTAAAGGCCTGGCCTCGACCGCCATGGTGTTACTGGGATTCACATTCTTCACCGCAACCATGTTTGCCGGCGGCAAGCTCGGCGTGGCATTCAGTTTCAGCGAGATGATGGCGGTGATCATCGTCGGCAATCTGCTGCTCGGCCTGTACGCGGCGGGCCTCGGTTACATCGCCTTCAAAAGCGGCCTCAACTCGGTGCTGATGGGGCGTTTCTGTTTTGGTGAAGTCGGCAGCAAGCTCAGCGACCTGATCCTCGGGTTCACCCAGATCGGCTGGTACGCCTGGGGCACCGCGACGGCTGCCGTGGTGATTGGCAAATACTTCGAACTCGATGAAGGCACCGTGCTCGGCTTGATGGTGCTGTTCGGTCTGATGTTCTGCGCCACGGCTTACGTCGGCTATCGCGGACTGGAGATTCTGTCGTACATCGCGGTGCCGGCGATGATGTTGTTGCTGATGCTGTCGATGTGGGTGGCGACGGTGAAGGTCGGTGGCTTCGAAGGTTTGCTCAGCGTGGTGCCAACGACGTCGATGGATTGGTCGACGGCGATCACGCTGGTGTTCGGCACCTTCGTCAGCGGCGCGACGCAAGCGACCAACTGGACACGGTTTTCCCGTTCAGCGCGGGTGGCAGTGCTGGCCAGCCTGATCGGTTTCTTTATCGGCAACGGTTTGATGGTGTTGATCGGTGCCTACGGCGCCATCGTCTATCAGCAGCCGGATGTGGTTGAAGTGTTGCTGCTGCAAGGTTTCGCCATGGCCGCGATGGCGATGTTGTTGCTGAACATCTGGAGCACGCAGGACAACACCATCTACAACTTCGCCGTCGCCGGCTGCAACCTGCTGCGCACCAGCCGACGCAAAACCGTGACCCTGGCTGGCGCGGTGATCGGCACCCTGCTCGCCCTGTTGGGCATGTACGACATGCTAGTGCCGTATCTGATTTTGCTGGGCACGGTGATTCCGCCGATTGGCGGGGTGATCATGGCCGACTTTTTCTACCGCTGGCGCGGCCACTATCCGCGCCTGGCCGACACCCGGCTGCCGGCGTTCAACTGGCCGGGGCTCGGGGCTTACGCGGTCGGCACCGTTGCCGCGTTCAGTTCGCCGTGGGTCGCGCCGCTGGTAGGCATTGCCGCTGCCGCGCTAACGTATGTCATCGTCACCGGCCTGCTCGGCGCCCGCAGCGCCAGCGCGCCAATACAAGACCTATAA
- a CDS encoding alpha/beta hydrolase has protein sequence MTDWLLDQVFDFNGHTVRHAVRGDGPALVFVHGTPFSSYVWHRIAPHFFATHRVHYFDLLGYGRSEQPDADVSLGVQNELLAQLLDHWQLDRPDVVAHDFGGATALRTHLLNGKDYRSLTLIDPVALTPWGSPFVQHVRQHEAAFSGLPDYIQRAIVPTYIRGAIHRDIPDEELAPYVQPWLGDPGQAAFYRQIAQMDERYTREAETLYPSIRCPVQILWGEDDQWIPVERGRALHQLIPGSQFHAIANAGHLVQEDAPEAIVAALLRFL, from the coding sequence ATGACGGACTGGCTGCTGGATCAGGTCTTTGACTTCAACGGGCACACCGTGCGCCATGCCGTACGCGGCGACGGTCCGGCGCTGGTGTTTGTGCATGGCACGCCGTTCTCGTCGTACGTGTGGCACCGCATCGCCCCGCACTTTTTCGCCACGCACCGGGTGCACTATTTCGATCTGCTCGGTTACGGGCGCTCCGAACAACCGGACGCCGATGTCTCCCTCGGGGTGCAGAACGAGCTGTTGGCGCAATTGCTCGATCACTGGCAACTCGACCGCCCGGACGTCGTCGCCCATGACTTCGGCGGTGCCACGGCATTGCGCACGCACCTGCTCAACGGCAAGGATTACCGCAGCCTGACGCTGATCGATCCGGTCGCGCTGACGCCCTGGGGCTCACCGTTCGTGCAGCATGTGCGCCAGCACGAAGCGGCGTTCAGCGGCCTGCCGGATTACATCCAGCGCGCCATCGTGCCGACCTACATTCGTGGAGCGATTCATCGGGATATTCCCGATGAAGAACTGGCGCCCTACGTGCAGCCGTGGCTCGGAGATCCGGGGCAAGCGGCGTTCTATCGGCAGATCGCGCAGATGGACGAGCGTTACACCCGTGAGGCCGAAACGCTGTACCCGAGCATCCGCTGCCCGGTACAGATTCTCTGGGGTGAAGACGATCAGTGGATTCCCGTCGAACGTGGCCGCGCCCTGCACCAGTTGATCCCCGGTTCACAATTCCACGCCATCGCCAACGCCGGCCACCTCGTCCAGGAAGATGCCCCGGAAGCCATTGTCGCTGCCCTGCTCCGCTTCCTCTGA
- the queD gene encoding 6-carboxytetrahydropterin synthase QueD, translated as MEIFKEFTFESAHRLPHVPDGHKCGRLHGHSFKVAIHLSGDLDPHTGWIRDFSEIKAIFKPLYERLDHNYLNDIPGLENPTSEVLAKFIWNELKPLLPELSAIRIHETCTSGCIYRGE; from the coding sequence GTGGAAATCTTCAAGGAATTTACTTTCGAATCCGCCCACCGCCTGCCGCACGTCCCGGACGGCCACAAGTGCGGACGCTTGCACGGTCACTCGTTCAAAGTGGCGATTCACTTGAGCGGCGACCTCGATCCGCACACTGGCTGGATCCGTGACTTCTCCGAGATCAAGGCGATTTTCAAGCCGCTGTACGAGCGTCTTGATCACAACTACCTGAACGACATTCCCGGCCTGGAAAACCCGACCAGCGAAGTGCTGGCCAAATTCATCTGGAATGAATTGAAGCCACTGCTGCCGGAACTGAGCGCCATCCGCATTCACGAGACGTGCACCAGCGGCTGCATCTATCGCGGCGAGTAA